In a single window of the Melanotaenia boesemani isolate fMelBoe1 chromosome 22, fMelBoe1.pri, whole genome shotgun sequence genome:
- the chgb gene encoding secretogranin-1 isoform X2 yields MRLLLLVAAALLKESLALPVVKEGQREDLVARCLVEVLSKALSKPDSQLDQECKDILQAGVKNAPLNKKSGEEIVPQPEGVKGHTEEPLVKAADVRDIEALLKSVEEKRENPEDERSQESWSLGDEKDKRHEKEEEEEREKRSNWKPGRFHQRRHKRGEEEEDYDRSQESWGIMEKRSEDDEEEEEGEEREKRKWRPGRYHQRRNKRDEEEGEEPEEERSQEYWDVDKRQEDEEERYKRIWKPTHRYHHKRKLHKRSDEPTEGDGYEDRSQESWDLDKRDWRPGRYHQRRHKREDELSEEVREEPDEERSQESWDFDTGREKREWRPGRYHQRRHKRDEELSEEAREEPDEERSQESWDVDTGREKREWRPGRYHQRRHKRDEELPEDAREEPDGERSQESWDFDTGREKRGWRPGRYHQRRHKRDEELAEGEPEEERSQESWGFDKRHGKEGSEVEKRVWKPTHRYHHKKKFHKRDGGSSEEEEEQGEESEDYVEEAKDRDEALRYLAEKRNPWIYRGYYHPAWFKRDSDEHAATSEKMEELAKLLSYKINQLGNHSTQEEAKRSSLQRTLTPQEEKELENLAAMDLELQKIAAKLHDKTA; encoded by the exons ATGAGACTCCTCTTACttgttgctgctgctctgctgaaAG AAAGTCTAGCGCTTCCGGTGGTAAAAGAGGGGCAGAGAGAAGATTTG GTAGCACGATGTTTGGTTGAAGTCCTGTCCAAAGCTCTCTCCAAACCAGACTCTCAGTTGGATCAGGAATGCAAAGACATTCTCCAAGCAG GGGTCAAAAATGCTCCACTGAACAAGAAGAGTGGGGAAGAGATTGTACCTCAGCCAGAGGGAGTCAAAGGTCATACCGAGGAGCCTCTGGTGAAGGCAGCAGATGTCAGAGATATTGAGGCACTCTTAAAATCtgtggaagaaaaaagagaaaacccaGAAGATGAGCGCAGCCAAGAATCCTGGAGTTTAGGTGATGAGAAGGACAAGAGGCAtgagaaggaagaggaagaggagcggGAAAAAAGGAGCAACTGGAAGCCTGGAAGATTCCACCAGAGGAGGCACAAACGaggtgaagaagaggaagattaTGACCGCAGTCAGGAGAGTTGGGGAATAATGGAAAAAAGATCAGAGGATgacgaagaggaggaagaaggtgaggaaagagagaagaggaaatGGAGGCCTGGGAGATACCACCAAAGAAGAAATAAGCGAGATGAGGAAGAAGGGGAAGAGCCAGAAGAAGAACGTAGTCAAGAGTACTGGGATGTAGACAAAAGgcaggaggatgaggaggagagataTAAGCGCATATGGAAACCCACACATCGCTATCATCATAAGAGAAAGCTTCACAAACGCAGCGATGAGCCGACAGAGGGTGACGGATATGAGGATCGCAGCCAGGAATCTTGGGATCTTGACAAGAGGGACTGGAGGCCTGGCAGGTATCACCAAAGGAGACACAAACGGGAGGACGAGCTGTCAGAAGAAGTTAgagaagagccagatgaggAACGTAGCCAGGAGTCCTGGGATTTTGATACTGGGAGGGAAAAGAGGGAATGGAGGCCTGGCAGGTATCACCAGAGGAGACACAAACGGGATGAAGAGCTATCAGAGGAAGCCAGGGAAGAGCCAGATGAAGAGCGGAGCCAGGAGTCCTGGGATGTTGATACTGGGAGGGAAAAGAGGGAATGGAGGCCTGGCAGGTATCACCAGAG GAGACACAAACGGGATGAAGAGCTGCCAGAGGATGCCAGGGAGGAGCCAGATGGAGAACGCAGCCAAGAGTCCTGGGATTTCGACACTGGAAGAGAAAAGAGGGGCTGGAGGCCTGGCAGGTACCACCAGAGGAGACACAAGCGAGATGAAGAGCTTGCAGAGGGAGAGCCAGAAGAGGAACGCAGTCAGGAGTCCTGGGGATTTGACAAAAGACATGGAAAAGAAGGGAGTGAAGTAGAAAAGCGGGTATGGAAACCAACACACCGGTACCACCATAAAAAGAAATttcacaagcgtgatggaggatcatcagaagaagaggaagaacagGGAGAGGAATCAGAGGATTATGTAGAAGAGGCAAAGGACAGAGATGAAGCTCTAAG GTATCTGGCCGAAAAGCGCAATCCTTGGATTTACAGAGGCTACTACCACCCTGCCTGGTTTAAAAGGGACTCAGATGAACATGCTGCAACTTCAGAAAAG ATGGAGGAACTGGCCAAACTGCTGAGCTATAAGATAAACCAGCTGGGTAACCACTCGACTCAAGAGGAGGCAAAAAGGAGCTCACTCCAGAGGACACTTACTCCACAGGAG GAGAAAGAGTTGGAGAACCTGGCAGCAATGGACCTGGAGTTGCAGAAGATTGCGGCAAAGTTGCATGACAAGACTGCATAA
- the chgb gene encoding secretogranin-1 isoform X1 → MRLLLLVAAALLKESLALPVVKEGQREDLVARCLVEVLSKALSKPDSQLDQECKDILQAGVKNAPLNKKSGEEIVPQPEGVKGHTEEPLVKAADVRDIEALLKSVEEKRENPEDERSQESWSLGDEKDKRHEKEEEEEREKRSNWKPGRFHQRRHKRGEEEEDYDRSQESWGIMEKRSEDDEEEEEGEEREKRKWRPGRYHQRRNKRDEEEGEEPEEERSQEYWDVDKRQEDEEERYKRIWKPTHRYHHKRKLHKRSDEPTEGDGYEDRSQESWDLDKRDWRPGRYHQRRHKREDELSEEVREEPDEERSQESWDFDTGREKREWRPGRYHQRRHKRDEELSEEAREEPDEERSQESWDVDTGREKREWRPGRYHQRRHKRNEEISEETGEEPDEERSQEYWDFDTGREKRGWRPGRYHQRRHKRDEELPEDAREEPDGERSQESWDFDTGREKRGWRPGRYHQRRHKRDEELAEGEPEEERSQESWGFDKRHGKEGSEVEKRVWKPTHRYHHKKKFHKRDGGSSEEEEEQGEESEDYVEEAKDRDEALRYLAEKRNPWIYRGYYHPAWFKRDSDEHAATSEKMEELAKLLSYKINQLGNHSTQEEAKRSSLQRTLTPQEEKELENLAAMDLELQKIAAKLHDKTA, encoded by the exons ATGAGACTCCTCTTACttgttgctgctgctctgctgaaAG AAAGTCTAGCGCTTCCGGTGGTAAAAGAGGGGCAGAGAGAAGATTTG GTAGCACGATGTTTGGTTGAAGTCCTGTCCAAAGCTCTCTCCAAACCAGACTCTCAGTTGGATCAGGAATGCAAAGACATTCTCCAAGCAG GGGTCAAAAATGCTCCACTGAACAAGAAGAGTGGGGAAGAGATTGTACCTCAGCCAGAGGGAGTCAAAGGTCATACCGAGGAGCCTCTGGTGAAGGCAGCAGATGTCAGAGATATTGAGGCACTCTTAAAATCtgtggaagaaaaaagagaaaacccaGAAGATGAGCGCAGCCAAGAATCCTGGAGTTTAGGTGATGAGAAGGACAAGAGGCAtgagaaggaagaggaagaggagcggGAAAAAAGGAGCAACTGGAAGCCTGGAAGATTCCACCAGAGGAGGCACAAACGaggtgaagaagaggaagattaTGACCGCAGTCAGGAGAGTTGGGGAATAATGGAAAAAAGATCAGAGGATgacgaagaggaggaagaaggtgaggaaagagagaagaggaaatGGAGGCCTGGGAGATACCACCAAAGAAGAAATAAGCGAGATGAGGAAGAAGGGGAAGAGCCAGAAGAAGAACGTAGTCAAGAGTACTGGGATGTAGACAAAAGgcaggaggatgaggaggagagataTAAGCGCATATGGAAACCCACACATCGCTATCATCATAAGAGAAAGCTTCACAAACGCAGCGATGAGCCGACAGAGGGTGACGGATATGAGGATCGCAGCCAGGAATCTTGGGATCTTGACAAGAGGGACTGGAGGCCTGGCAGGTATCACCAAAGGAGACACAAACGGGAGGACGAGCTGTCAGAAGAAGTTAgagaagagccagatgaggAACGTAGCCAGGAGTCCTGGGATTTTGATACTGGGAGGGAAAAGAGGGAATGGAGGCCTGGCAGGTATCACCAGAGGAGACACAAACGGGATGAAGAGCTATCAGAGGAAGCCAGGGAAGAGCCAGATGAAGAGCGGAGCCAGGAGTCCTGGGATGTTGATACTGGGAGGGAAAAGAGGGAATGGAGGCCTGGCAGGTATCACCAGAGGAGACACAAACGTAATGAAGAAATATCAGAAGAAACTGGAGAAGAGCCAGATGAAGAGCGCAGCCAGGAATATTGGGATTTTGATACTGGAAGAGAAAAGAGGGGCTGGAGGCCTGGGAGGTATCACCAAAGGAGACACAAACGGGATGAAGAGCTGCCAGAGGATGCCAGGGAGGAGCCAGATGGAGAACGCAGCCAAGAGTCCTGGGATTTCGACACTGGAAGAGAAAAGAGGGGCTGGAGGCCTGGCAGGTACCACCAGAGGAGACACAAGCGAGATGAAGAGCTTGCAGAGGGAGAGCCAGAAGAGGAACGCAGTCAGGAGTCCTGGGGATTTGACAAAAGACATGGAAAAGAAGGGAGTGAAGTAGAAAAGCGGGTATGGAAACCAACACACCGGTACCACCATAAAAAGAAATttcacaagcgtgatggaggatcatcagaagaagaggaagaacagGGAGAGGAATCAGAGGATTATGTAGAAGAGGCAAAGGACAGAGATGAAGCTCTAAG GTATCTGGCCGAAAAGCGCAATCCTTGGATTTACAGAGGCTACTACCACCCTGCCTGGTTTAAAAGGGACTCAGATGAACATGCTGCAACTTCAGAAAAG ATGGAGGAACTGGCCAAACTGCTGAGCTATAAGATAAACCAGCTGGGTAACCACTCGACTCAAGAGGAGGCAAAAAGGAGCTCACTCCAGAGGACACTTACTCCACAGGAG GAGAAAGAGTTGGAGAACCTGGCAGCAATGGACCTGGAGTTGCAGAAGATTGCGGCAAAGTTGCATGACAAGACTGCATAA
- the chgb gene encoding secretogranin-1 isoform X3 encodes MRLLLLVAAALLKESLALPVVKEGQREDLVARCLVEVLSKALSKPDSQLDQECKDILQAGVKNAPLNKKSGEEIVPQPEGVKGHTEEPLVKAADVRDIEALLKSVEEKRENPEDERSQESWSLGDEKDKRHEKEEEEEREKRSNWKPGRFHQRRHKRGEEEEDYDRSQESWGIMEKRSEDDEEEEEGEEREKRKWRPGRYHQRRNKRDEEEGEEPEEERSQEYWDVDKRQEDEEERYKRIWKPTHRYHHKRKLHKRSDEPTEGDGYEDRSQESWDLDKRDWRPGRYHQRRHKREDELSEEVREEPDEERSQESWDFDTGREKREWRPGRYHQRRHKRNEEISEETGEEPDEERSQEYWDFDTGREKRGWRPGRYHQRRHKRDEELPEDAREEPDGERSQESWDFDTGREKRGWRPGRYHQRRHKRDEELAEGEPEEERSQESWGFDKRHGKEGSEVEKRVWKPTHRYHHKKKFHKRDGGSSEEEEEQGEESEDYVEEAKDRDEALRYLAEKRNPWIYRGYYHPAWFKRDSDEHAATSEKMEELAKLLSYKINQLGNHSTQEEAKRSSLQRTLTPQEEKELENLAAMDLELQKIAAKLHDKTA; translated from the exons ATGAGACTCCTCTTACttgttgctgctgctctgctgaaAG AAAGTCTAGCGCTTCCGGTGGTAAAAGAGGGGCAGAGAGAAGATTTG GTAGCACGATGTTTGGTTGAAGTCCTGTCCAAAGCTCTCTCCAAACCAGACTCTCAGTTGGATCAGGAATGCAAAGACATTCTCCAAGCAG GGGTCAAAAATGCTCCACTGAACAAGAAGAGTGGGGAAGAGATTGTACCTCAGCCAGAGGGAGTCAAAGGTCATACCGAGGAGCCTCTGGTGAAGGCAGCAGATGTCAGAGATATTGAGGCACTCTTAAAATCtgtggaagaaaaaagagaaaacccaGAAGATGAGCGCAGCCAAGAATCCTGGAGTTTAGGTGATGAGAAGGACAAGAGGCAtgagaaggaagaggaagaggagcggGAAAAAAGGAGCAACTGGAAGCCTGGAAGATTCCACCAGAGGAGGCACAAACGaggtgaagaagaggaagattaTGACCGCAGTCAGGAGAGTTGGGGAATAATGGAAAAAAGATCAGAGGATgacgaagaggaggaagaaggtgaggaaagagagaagaggaaatGGAGGCCTGGGAGATACCACCAAAGAAGAAATAAGCGAGATGAGGAAGAAGGGGAAGAGCCAGAAGAAGAACGTAGTCAAGAGTACTGGGATGTAGACAAAAGgcaggaggatgaggaggagagataTAAGCGCATATGGAAACCCACACATCGCTATCATCATAAGAGAAAGCTTCACAAACGCAGCGATGAGCCGACAGAGGGTGACGGATATGAGGATCGCAGCCAGGAATCTTGGGATCTTGACAAGAGGGACTGGAGGCCTGGCAGGTATCACCAAAGGAGACACAAACGGGAGGACGAGCTGTCAGAAGAAGTTAgagaagagccagatgaggAACGTAGCCAGGAGTCCTGGGATTTTGATACTGGGAGGGAAAAGAGGGAATGGAGGCCTGGCAG GTATCACCAGAGGAGACACAAACGTAATGAAGAAATATCAGAAGAAACTGGAGAAGAGCCAGATGAAGAGCGCAGCCAGGAATATTGGGATTTTGATACTGGAAGAGAAAAGAGGGGCTGGAGGCCTGGGAGGTATCACCAAAGGAGACACAAACGGGATGAAGAGCTGCCAGAGGATGCCAGGGAGGAGCCAGATGGAGAACGCAGCCAAGAGTCCTGGGATTTCGACACTGGAAGAGAAAAGAGGGGCTGGAGGCCTGGCAGGTACCACCAGAGGAGACACAAGCGAGATGAAGAGCTTGCAGAGGGAGAGCCAGAAGAGGAACGCAGTCAGGAGTCCTGGGGATTTGACAAAAGACATGGAAAAGAAGGGAGTGAAGTAGAAAAGCGGGTATGGAAACCAACACACCGGTACCACCATAAAAAGAAATttcacaagcgtgatggaggatcatcagaagaagaggaagaacagGGAGAGGAATCAGAGGATTATGTAGAAGAGGCAAAGGACAGAGATGAAGCTCTAAG GTATCTGGCCGAAAAGCGCAATCCTTGGATTTACAGAGGCTACTACCACCCTGCCTGGTTTAAAAGGGACTCAGATGAACATGCTGCAACTTCAGAAAAG ATGGAGGAACTGGCCAAACTGCTGAGCTATAAGATAAACCAGCTGGGTAACCACTCGACTCAAGAGGAGGCAAAAAGGAGCTCACTCCAGAGGACACTTACTCCACAGGAG GAGAAAGAGTTGGAGAACCTGGCAGCAATGGACCTGGAGTTGCAGAAGATTGCGGCAAAGTTGCATGACAAGACTGCATAA